A region from the Caldicellulosiruptor naganoensis genome encodes:
- the murG gene encoding undecaprenyldiphospho-muramoylpentapeptide beta-N-acetylglucosaminyltransferase, which yields MNQEKITIVFSGGGTGGHIYPALAVADYLRKRHSGLDIVFIGTHEGLESKIVPQHGYHIEYIQAKGLKRSLSLKNADVFIKFLNGYRQALHILKKVKPELVFVTGGYVSLPVALAAKKLRIKIVLHEQNAHPGLANRIISRFCNKILISFEESRRFFKNSSNVVLTGNPIRLELFSYSKEAAKSSLGVEDKSVVLAIGGSRGAENLNKAVIKLAKEFENDKNVYFILSTGDKKYSEAVDFADGLGVKSNIRILPYISDMPRYLAASDVVISRAGAIAISEITALGKPSIIVPSPYVANNHQEYNARFLEREGACFVVLENELESNKLKLFLEKLIYDKALYERMSNSSKKLGKPDATQNIGKLIEEYLSL from the coding sequence ATGAACCAAGAAAAAATAACTATTGTTTTCAGCGGTGGAGGTACTGGTGGACATATATATCCAGCGCTTGCTGTTGCTGATTATCTAAGGAAAAGACATAGTGGATTGGATATAGTATTTATAGGCACGCATGAAGGATTAGAATCTAAGATAGTGCCTCAGCATGGATATCACATAGAATACATTCAGGCAAAGGGGCTAAAAAGGAGTTTGAGTTTAAAGAATGCAGATGTATTTATTAAGTTTTTAAATGGCTACAGACAAGCTCTGCACATATTAAAGAAGGTAAAGCCCGAATTAGTTTTTGTAACAGGAGGTTATGTATCTCTTCCTGTTGCACTTGCAGCAAAAAAGCTAAGGATTAAAATAGTGCTGCATGAACAAAATGCACATCCCGGGCTTGCAAATAGAATAATTTCAAGATTTTGTAATAAGATCTTGATCAGCTTTGAAGAGAGCAGAAGATTTTTCAAGAATTCAAGCAATGTAGTACTGACAGGTAACCCTATAAGACTTGAGCTTTTCTCTTACAGCAAAGAAGCTGCAAAAAGCTCGTTAGGTGTGGAAGACAAGTCAGTGGTTTTAGCAATTGGCGGTAGTAGAGGGGCTGAGAATCTCAATAAAGCAGTGATTAAGCTTGCCAAGGAATTTGAGAATGATAAGAATGTATATTTTATTCTCTCAACAGGCGATAAAAAATATTCAGAAGCTGTGGACTTTGCAGATGGTTTAGGGGTAAAATCCAACATCAGAATACTGCCATATATTTCGGACATGCCAAGATACTTGGCCGCCTCAGATGTTGTAATATCAAGAGCAGGGGCAATTGCAATCTCAGAGATAACTGCGCTGGGGAAGCCAAGTATAATTGTTCCCTCACCATATGTAGCAAACAACCACCAAGAGTACAATGCAAGATTTCTTGAAAGAGAAGGAGCATGTTTTGTTGTCCTCGAAAATGAATTAGAAAGTAACAAGCTTAAGCTTTTCCTTGAAAAACTTATTTACGACAAAGCTTTGTATGAAAGAATGAGCAATAGTAGCAAAAAGTTGGGGAAACCTGATGCTACCCAGAATATAGGAAAACTTATTGAAGAATATCTATCATTGTAA
- the sigG gene encoding RNA polymerase sporulation sigma factor SigG, with protein sequence MNKVEICGVNTSTLPVLSHEEKVELLKRMKNGDKEARKQFIEGNLRLVLSVVQKFANRGENLDDIFQVGCIGLIKAIDNFDISQNVKFSTYAVPMIIGEIRRYLRDNNTMRISMSLKDTAYKALKIKEKFISQNNREPSLEEIAKELSISKEDLVFALDSIQEPISLYEPVFQDSTDTMYVVDQVSDQKSCESVWLEEISLKDALSRLTKREKEILYLRYYKDKTQMEVATIVGISQAQVSRIEKSAIGHIKKYI encoded by the coding sequence TTGAACAAAGTAGAGATTTGTGGGGTTAACACTTCCACTCTCCCTGTACTAAGTCATGAGGAAAAAGTTGAACTTTTAAAGCGAATGAAAAATGGAGATAAAGAAGCGCGCAAACAATTCATAGAAGGTAACTTGAGACTTGTCTTAAGTGTTGTTCAAAAGTTTGCAAACCGTGGTGAAAATTTAGATGACATTTTTCAGGTTGGTTGCATAGGTCTTATCAAAGCTATTGACAACTTTGACATATCCCAAAATGTCAAATTTTCAACATATGCAGTGCCAATGATAATTGGGGAGATAAGAAGGTATCTTAGGGACAACAATACAATGAGAATATCAATGTCATTGAAAGACACAGCCTATAAGGCACTTAAAATAAAAGAAAAGTTTATAAGCCAAAATAATAGAGAACCATCATTAGAAGAAATAGCCAAAGAGCTTTCTATATCAAAGGAAGACCTTGTTTTTGCTCTTGACTCTATTCAAGAACCTATTTCCCTCTATGAACCAGTCTTCCAAGATAGCACTGATACAATGTATGTGGTTGACCAAGTCAGTGACCAAAAATCTTGCGAAAGTGTATGGCTTGAAGAGATATCATTGAAAGATGCCTTGAGCAGGCTCACAAAACGCGAAAAAGAGATTTTATACCTGAGATATTACAAAGACAAAACACAAATGGAAGTAGCAACTATTGTTGGTATTTCACAAGCGCAAGTGTCAAGAATAGAGAAAAGTGCAATT
- the sigE gene encoding RNA polymerase sporulation sigma factor SigE, which produces MEFRSRLLNYVLGLLKKLGFQLSDSQITELFYVGGCETLSPPLTPEEETEVLNKIHYEGKEELKKVLIERNLRLVVYIARKFENTKVNLEDLVPIGTIGLIKAINTYNPHKNIKLATYASKCIENEILMFLRRNSHRKLELSIDEPLNIDWNGNELLLSDVLGTDTEGVYSSIENNIEKEALLKAIQKLPKREKRIVELRFGFGDEGEKTQKEVADCWGFFKVTSHVLRKRLLQGLKKNWQRLYKMKITFRIIASLTVNNKP; this is translated from the coding sequence ATGGAATTTAGATCAAGACTTTTGAATTATGTTTTGGGCCTTTTAAAAAAGCTTGGTTTTCAGCTTTCTGATTCACAAATAACTGAATTATTTTATGTTGGTGGATGTGAAACATTATCGCCTCCACTTACTCCAGAAGAAGAGACTGAGGTTTTGAATAAGATTCATTATGAAGGAAAGGAAGAACTTAAAAAAGTACTTATTGAGAGAAATTTGAGACTTGTTGTGTATATAGCAAGGAAATTTGAAAATACCAAGGTCAACCTTGAAGATTTGGTACCAATTGGAACAATTGGTCTGATTAAAGCAATAAATACATATAACCCTCACAAAAATATCAAGCTTGCAACGTATGCGTCAAAGTGTATTGAAAATGAGATTTTAATGTTCTTAAGGAGAAACTCTCACAGAAAACTTGAACTTTCGATAGACGAGCCATTGAATATTGATTGGAATGGGAATGAACTTTTGCTTTCTGATGTTTTGGGAACTGACACAGAAGGTGTTTATAGCAGTATTGAAAACAATATAGAAAAAGAAGCGCTCTTAAAAGCAATACAAAAACTTCCAAAGAGAGAGAAAAGAATTGTTGAGTTAAGATTCGGATTTGGAGATGAAGGTGAAAAAACACAAAAAGAGGTTGCTGACTGCTGGGGATTTTTCAAAGTTACATCTCACGTCTTGAGAAAAAGATTATTACAAGGCTTAAAAAAGAACTGGCAAAGATTATATAAGATGAAAATTACTTTCAGAATAATTGCCTCCCTCACAGTAAATAATAAACCTTAG
- a CDS encoding sigma-E processing peptidase SpoIIGA, translating into MIIYADVYVLENLVINYFILLTTAYFTKTNVNSFRILLGSIIASIYSLLQFYPLMQFLYSVFGKMVVSVLIVYLTFWPKEFLVFLRQLLSFYLVTIMFGGMVFFLYYITKDTFVVGIQIKLKNVLIALGCSLIVLKLSYELIVKRIIQRIPYEIHKIQDK; encoded by the coding sequence ATGATTATTTATGCTGACGTTTATGTTCTGGAAAACCTGGTTATCAACTACTTTATCTTGCTGACAACTGCATATTTTACAAAAACAAACGTTAATAGTTTCAGAATTCTTTTAGGAAGTATTATTGCCTCAATCTATTCTCTTTTACAGTTTTATCCTCTCATGCAGTTCTTATATTCAGTATTTGGCAAGATGGTTGTGTCTGTATTAATTGTGTATCTTACCTTTTGGCCAAAAGAATTTTTAGTCTTTCTAAGACAGCTCCTGAGTTTTTATCTTGTCACAATAATGTTTGGTGGTATGGTGTTTTTCCTCTATTATATAACAAAAGATACCTTTGTGGTTGGTATTCAAATAAAACTTAAAAATGTACTAATAGCTCTTGGTTGTTCTTTGATTGTGCTTAAACTCTCATATGAGCTAATAGTCAAGAGAATAATACAAAGAATCCCTTATGAGATACATAAAATTCAAGATAAATGA
- the ftsZ gene encoding cell division protein FtsZ, with protein sequence MISFDTEKMTVAQLKVIGVGGAGNNAVNRMIDVGVSGVEFIAVNTDKQALQRSKAHYKIQIGEKITKGLGAGADPEIGRKAAEESKEDIAQVLKGADMVFITAGMGGGTGTGASPVVAEIAKELGILTVAVVTKPFKSEGAKRRINAEKGIEELKKIVDTIIIVPNDRLFMLSTNKSLKISDAFRMADDVLRQGVQGISDIILNPGLINVDFADVRAIMMNKGYAHMGIGKAKGDDKVLKALEQAINSPLLETSIKGAKGVLVNYTGNPEELLLDEIEKANELISSEADENVNFIMGIVFNEEMKDEVQVTVIATGFDSIEENQQSQQSSKISSSKVGNLQSLFQDDDIFEIPIFLKNKK encoded by the coding sequence ATGATTAGTTTTGACACTGAAAAAATGACTGTTGCTCAGCTAAAAGTAATTGGTGTTGGTGGGGCGGGTAATAATGCAGTAAATAGGATGATTGATGTTGGAGTCTCTGGAGTTGAATTTATTGCAGTAAATACAGACAAACAAGCTCTGCAGCGTTCTAAAGCTCATTATAAGATTCAAATAGGTGAAAAGATAACAAAAGGACTTGGAGCAGGAGCCGATCCGGAAATTGGGAGAAAAGCAGCAGAGGAGAGCAAAGAAGACATTGCGCAGGTTTTAAAAGGTGCTGACATGGTATTTATAACAGCGGGTATGGGTGGTGGTACAGGAACAGGTGCGTCACCTGTGGTTGCTGAGATTGCAAAAGAGCTTGGAATATTGACTGTTGCAGTTGTCACAAAGCCGTTTAAGAGTGAAGGTGCAAAACGCAGAATCAATGCAGAAAAGGGAATTGAGGAGCTCAAGAAGATTGTAGATACCATAATAATTGTGCCTAATGATAGGCTGTTTATGCTCTCAACAAATAAGAGTCTAAAAATATCAGATGCCTTCAGAATGGCAGACGATGTTCTAAGGCAGGGTGTTCAGGGCATTTCTGATATAATATTAAATCCGGGGCTTATCAATGTTGACTTTGCAGATGTTAGAGCTATTATGATGAATAAAGGATATGCACATATGGGTATTGGGAAGGCAAAGGGCGATGATAAAGTTCTAAAGGCCTTGGAGCAGGCTATTAACAGCCCGCTTTTAGAAACATCAATAAAAGGTGCAAAGGGAGTTTTAGTAAATTATACAGGTAACCCAGAAGAGCTTCTGCTTGATGAGATTGAAAAGGCAAATGAACTTATCTCATCTGAGGCGGATGAGAATGTCAACTTTATCATGGGGATTGTGTTCAACGAAGAGATGAAGGATGAAGTACAAGTCACTGTCATTGCAACTGGCTTTGATTCCATTGAAGAAAACCAGCAGAGTCAACAGAGCAGTAAGATTTCTTCATCAAAAGTGGGTAATTTGCAGAGCCTTTTCCAGGACGATGATATATTTGAGATACCAATATTCTTGAAGAACAAAAAATAA
- the mraY gene encoding phospho-N-acetylmuramoyl-pentapeptide-transferase yields MLDVETILAIIISFLIVLIVMPVAIPFLRYLKCGQVVRDDGPQTHHKKSGTPTMGGLVILLSILITSLIFYKKYPQIGAPLACASAFGLIGFIDDFIKVVLKRSLGLRAREKLVLQFLISITFLYFVQKYLGTDVYIPILNRYVDLEWAYIPIMSILMVFTVNAVNLTDGLDGLASGVTLIVGLFLAIISIFSKKHDMAIFSGSVVGSCMGFLRYNAHPAMVFMGDTGSLMLGGAVFAVAVMLKQPILMMIIGGLYIIEAISVILQVIYYKLTKRRIFKMAPLHHHFELLGWDEAKVVVVFWIFTIIFCLVALAILQI; encoded by the coding sequence ATGCTTGACGTTGAGACAATACTTGCAATTATAATCTCATTTTTGATTGTACTAATTGTAATGCCAGTTGCAATTCCATTTTTAAGATACTTAAAATGCGGGCAGGTGGTTCGTGACGATGGACCACAGACTCACCATAAAAAAAGTGGTACTCCTACTATGGGCGGGCTTGTAATTTTATTAAGTATTCTGATAACCTCATTAATTTTTTATAAAAAGTATCCGCAAATAGGAGCACCGCTTGCTTGTGCATCTGCCTTTGGACTAATTGGATTTATTGACGACTTTATAAAGGTTGTTTTAAAAAGGTCATTGGGTTTGCGTGCACGCGAAAAACTTGTTTTGCAGTTTTTGATTAGCATAACGTTTTTATATTTTGTGCAAAAGTATTTAGGTACTGATGTCTACATACCTATTTTGAACAGGTATGTAGATTTGGAGTGGGCATATATACCCATCATGTCAATTCTAATGGTATTTACTGTAAATGCTGTTAACCTCACAGATGGGCTTGACGGGCTTGCAAGTGGTGTTACTCTCATTGTAGGTCTGTTTTTAGCCATTATTTCAATCTTTTCAAAAAAACATGACATGGCAATCTTTAGCGGATCAGTTGTGGGAAGTTGTATGGGGTTTTTAAGATATAATGCACATCCTGCAATGGTGTTTATGGGAGACACAGGGTCGCTGATGCTTGGTGGGGCAGTTTTTGCAGTGGCTGTAATGCTAAAACAGCCCATTTTGATGATGATTATAGGTGGGCTTTATATCATAGAGGCAATTTCTGTCATCTTACAGGTGATATACTATAAGCTTACAAAAAGACGAATATTCAAAATGGCACCTTTGCATCATCACTTTGAGCTTTTGGGGTGGGATGAGGCAAAGGTTGTTGTTGTATTTTGGATATTTACAATTATATTCTGTTTAGTGGCTCTGGCAATTCTACAAATATAA
- a CDS encoding small basic family protein, which translates to MVVLILALVIGILIGMFIPVSIPQDYSSYVAVGLLAALDSIFGALKSTLKGDFKIDIFISGFVGNTLIAMLFAYLGDKLGIPLYQAAVVAFGVRIFQNFGEMRRVLLLKNKSLTKEENKND; encoded by the coding sequence ATGGTTGTACTTATACTTGCATTGGTAATAGGTATCTTAATAGGAATGTTTATTCCAGTGAGTATTCCACAGGATTATTCCTCATATGTTGCGGTAGGACTTCTTGCAGCACTTGATTCAATTTTTGGTGCTTTGAAATCGACCTTGAAGGGTGATTTTAAAATTGACATATTTATCTCAGGTTTTGTTGGAAATACATTAATTGCTATGCTTTTTGCATATTTGGGCGACAAGCTTGGTATTCCTTTGTACCAAGCGGCAGTTGTGGCGTTTGGGGTCAGAATTTTTCAGAACTTTGGTGAGATGCGAAGAGTGCTTTTGCTAAAAAACAAGAGTTTAACTAAGGAGGAGAACAAGAATGATTAG
- a CDS encoding DUF881 domain-containing protein, whose translation MKLKVKKPTGGQIATAILLLILGILISMQIKSVKQSNELKNLEKARAIELAEQINQLRKENSSLRAQIYELESKIKEYQDSAASISKTTELLKDELDKVKILAGLTDVEGPGIIITLDDSKLPATPNVDPNSFLLHDSDILQVINELRAAGAEAISINDQRIVATTEIRCAGPTISINNTRYSAPYIIKAIGDPKILKNSLMMRGGIIDLLKEFSIEVKIEEASNIVIPRYTGTLKFNYAKIKSEGS comes from the coding sequence ATGAAATTAAAGGTAAAAAAACCAACAGGTGGACAGATTGCAACTGCGATTTTACTACTCATTTTAGGAATTTTAATTTCAATGCAGATAAAGAGTGTTAAACAGAGCAATGAACTGAAAAACCTTGAAAAAGCAAGAGCCATTGAACTTGCTGAACAGATAAACCAGCTGAGAAAGGAAAATAGCAGTTTGAGGGCTCAAATCTATGAGCTGGAGAGCAAGATTAAAGAGTACCAAGATTCTGCCGCAAGTATTAGCAAGACGACAGAGCTTTTAAAAGATGAACTTGACAAGGTAAAGATATTGGCGGGACTTACAGACGTTGAGGGACCTGGTATAATAATTACACTTGACGACAGTAAGCTTCCTGCAACACCGAATGTTGACCCAAACAGCTTTCTTTTGCATGATTCAGATATCCTGCAGGTTATAAATGAACTGAGGGCAGCAGGAGCTGAGGCAATATCAATAAATGACCAGAGAATAGTGGCTACAACAGAGATAAGATGCGCAGGTCCAACAATCAGTATAAACAATACACGCTATTCTGCCCCGTACATAATAAAGGCTATTGGTGATCCCAAAATTTTGAAAAATTCACTGATGATGCGGGGTGGTATTATAGATCTTTTAAAAGAGTTTTCTATTGAGGTTAAAATTGAAGAAGCTTCAAATATTGTAATTCCAAGGTATACAGGGACTTTGAAATTCAATTACGCAAAGATAAAGAGTGAGGGAAGTTGA
- the murD gene encoding UDP-N-acetylmuramoyl-L-alanine--D-glutamate ligase, with translation MDLNKKNVLVVGLGKSGISSSRFLKRHGAYVIGFDEKKEDEMRPEDIKILQQFAEMLFFGYLPDSVLEKVDLVVVSPGVPLTKRYILFAHKRGIEVIGELELAYRFCGSKNIVAITGTNGKTTTTTLVGRILQEAYDDVVVCGNIGVPFIDCIENASADTIFVIEVSSFQLETIKYFKPKVACILNITPDHLNRHVNMENYIKAKMRIFENVDEEGFTVLNMDNSITRDLVGDAKGTVIAFSKNKLEEKNSVFVDGDYIYYNFCGKAEKVMNKNDIFIPGKHNLENALAAIACVLPFAIEPNVLEKVLKEFKGVEHRIEFVREINGIKFYNDSKGTNTDASSKALNAFNSPIILIAGGYDKGESFERFAKLISQKVKKVFLLGQTKEKIAKDLKKIGYFNFEFVEDLKEAVLKSYKDAKEGDIILLSPACASWDMFENYEQRGRLFKQYVNEL, from the coding sequence TTGGATTTAAACAAAAAAAATGTTTTGGTAGTTGGACTGGGCAAAAGTGGAATATCATCATCAAGGTTTTTAAAAAGACATGGTGCTTATGTTATTGGTTTTGATGAAAAAAAAGAAGATGAGATGAGACCTGAAGATATAAAGATCCTACAGCAATTTGCAGAGATGCTTTTCTTTGGATATTTGCCTGATAGCGTTTTAGAAAAAGTAGACTTAGTTGTTGTAAGTCCAGGTGTACCGCTTACAAAAAGGTATATTCTATTTGCTCACAAAAGAGGCATTGAGGTAATTGGCGAGCTTGAACTTGCATATAGATTTTGTGGAAGCAAAAACATAGTTGCGATAACAGGAACAAACGGAAAAACCACAACAACCACACTTGTAGGCAGAATTTTACAAGAAGCTTATGATGATGTGGTTGTATGTGGAAACATTGGTGTACCATTTATTGACTGCATAGAAAATGCAAGTGCTGATACAATCTTTGTCATTGAAGTTTCAAGTTTTCAGTTAGAGACAATAAAATATTTCAAACCCAAAGTTGCGTGCATTTTAAACATAACACCTGACCATTTGAATAGGCATGTAAACATGGAAAACTATATAAAGGCGAAGATGAGGATATTTGAGAATGTTGATGAAGAAGGCTTTACTGTGCTCAATATGGACAACAGTATAACAAGGGATTTAGTAGGGGATGCAAAAGGGACAGTAATAGCATTTTCAAAAAACAAATTAGAAGAAAAAAATAGTGTTTTTGTGGATGGAGATTATATCTACTATAACTTTTGTGGCAAAGCAGAAAAAGTGATGAATAAAAATGACATATTTATCCCGGGTAAGCACAATTTAGAAAATGCACTTGCAGCAATTGCCTGTGTACTGCCTTTTGCCATTGAACCGAATGTTTTAGAAAAGGTACTGAAAGAGTTCAAAGGAGTAGAGCATAGGATAGAGTTTGTTAGAGAAATAAATGGGATTAAATTTTATAACGACTCAAAGGGTACAAATACAGATGCGTCTTCGAAAGCTTTAAATGCTTTTAACTCGCCAATAATCTTGATTGCAGGTGGTTATGATAAAGGAGAAAGCTTTGAGAGGTTTGCAAAATTAATCTCCCAGAAGGTCAAAAAGGTATTTTTACTTGGTCAAACAAAAGAAAAGATTGCAAAAGACCTCAAGAAAATAGGGTACTTCAATTTTGAATTTGTAGAAGATTTAAAAGAGGCAGTTTTAAAAAGCTATAAAGACGCCAAGGAGGGTGACATAATCCTTCTTTCGCCTGCGTGTGCAAGCTGGGATATGTTTGAAAACTATGAACAGAGAGGAAGGCTTTTCAAACAATATGTGAATGAGCTTTGA
- a CDS encoding cell division protein FtsQ/DivIB, producing the protein MGRLVRKIIVLLLLVLITLVFVFRLDYFNVKEFSIHNLKRVKKDDIIKILQQYQNQNILSINTKEIRQKLLENPEIEDIRITRRLPNVLVLEIYEKETIGLIKYLNSYIEIDKNGYVIRIEGDLPKKTIVFEGLKVNEAMVGKKLDVEDHLLLDEGLQVASSLKNFDVFRKFDVDHVVVLLKNINNVELKMDKLLVKVGDISEIDYKLKLLKSVYDKLPKRIEGTITLNSNGIATFSPNTEEEN; encoded by the coding sequence ATGGGTAGATTGGTGAGAAAGATTATTGTATTGTTGCTTTTAGTTCTGATAACACTTGTATTTGTTTTCAGATTAGATTACTTTAACGTGAAAGAATTTAGTATACATAATTTGAAAAGAGTCAAAAAAGATGATATTATAAAAATACTACAACAATATCAAAATCAGAATATACTGAGTATAAATACAAAAGAAATTAGACAAAAACTTTTAGAAAATCCAGAAATTGAAGATATCAGGATTACAAGACGTCTACCAAATGTATTAGTTTTGGAGATTTATGAAAAAGAAACAATTGGTCTTATAAAGTATTTAAATTCTTATATAGAAATTGATAAAAATGGGTATGTAATAAGAATAGAAGGGGACTTACCCAAAAAAACAATAGTATTTGAAGGACTTAAAGTAAATGAGGCGATGGTTGGCAAAAAACTTGATGTAGAGGATCATCTTCTACTTGATGAGGGTCTGCAGGTGGCAAGTAGTTTGAAAAATTTTGATGTTTTTAGGAAATTTGATGTTGACCATGTTGTTGTTTTATTGAAGAATATCAACAACGTTGAACTTAAAATGGACAAGCTGCTGGTTAAAGTAGGAGATATCTCAGAGATAGATTATAAATTGAAGCTTTTGAAAAGTGTGTATGACAAGCTTCCGAAACGTATAGAAGGGACAATAACTCTTAATTCAAATGGAATAGCCACATTTAGTCCAAACACTGAGGAGGAAAACTAA
- the ftsW gene encoding putative lipid II flippase FtsW: MIDYPLLYIALLLSLIGVVMIFSASYYYAYYQFNDSYYFLKKQLIGLILGIVVMYITSQIDYRILKKLSVILYIIGVIFLILVLIPGIGKLVNNARRWIDIGPVQFQPSELAKYALVILLASYFDNTAETKSKFRVFVISMILSGVYFMLIYKEPNMSTSILILAIAMLMIFAWGLNIGYFVTIGFLALPVLYYLTVKEEYRVERIQALFNPWADPTDKGYQIIQSLYAIGSGGLFGMGLGQSRQKLLYIPEPHTDFIFSILCEELGFVGALFVIVLFILFIWRGIVIALHAPDRFGLLLAFGITSIIAIQAILNIAVVTASVPATGVPMPFITYGGSSILFHMFGVGILLSISRRIKVLK, translated from the coding sequence ATGATTGACTATCCACTTTTATACATTGCTCTTTTGTTATCGCTAATTGGAGTTGTCATGATATTTAGTGCAAGTTATTACTATGCATACTATCAATTCAATGATAGTTATTACTTTCTAAAAAAGCAATTAATAGGTCTTATTTTGGGCATAGTAGTTATGTATATAACAAGTCAGATAGATTATAGAATTCTTAAAAAGTTATCGGTAATCTTATATATAATAGGAGTAATATTCCTTATACTCGTTTTGATTCCTGGTATAGGTAAACTTGTAAACAATGCACGTAGATGGATTGATATTGGACCTGTCCAGTTTCAGCCATCAGAACTTGCAAAGTATGCTCTTGTGATACTGCTTGCAAGCTATTTTGATAATACAGCTGAAACCAAATCAAAGTTTAGGGTTTTTGTTATATCCATGATTTTGAGTGGAGTTTACTTTATGCTTATATACAAAGAACCAAATATGAGTACATCTATCTTAATACTTGCTATTGCAATGCTAATGATCTTTGCATGGGGGCTTAACATAGGCTACTTTGTGACAATTGGTTTTTTGGCTTTGCCAGTTTTGTATTATCTTACAGTCAAAGAAGAATACAGAGTTGAAAGAATCCAAGCGCTTTTTAACCCATGGGCAGACCCAACTGACAAGGGTTACCAGATAATTCAGTCACTGTATGCAATCGGCTCTGGTGGGCTTTTTGGTATGGGACTTGGTCAAAGCAGACAAAAACTTTTGTACATTCCTGAGCCTCATACTGACTTTATTTTCTCTATCTTATGTGAAGAACTCGGGTTTGTAGGAGCTTTATTTGTAATAGTGTTGTTTATACTCTTCATCTGGCGTGGTATTGTTATTGCTCTTCATGCACCTGACAGGTTTGGACTACTTCTGGCATTTGGTATCACAAGCATAATTGCTATTCAAGCTATTTTGAATATAGCAGTTGTTACAGCCTCTGTTCCTGCAACAGGTGTGCCAATGCCATTTATTACCTACGGAGGTTCTTCGATACTTTTTCATATGTTTGGAGTTGGCATACTTTTGAGCATTTCAAGGAGGATTAAGGTGTTAAAATGA
- a CDS encoding sigma-E processing peptidase SpoIIGA, producing the protein MRYIKFKINDAEYNCIAYVDTGNNLREPFSGRPVVIIEKDLLNENCKQADISAQNLENLQKQLGNRIVLIPYNSIGQEHGVLVGVIPDEFYISDNKSTWTKKDVAIALYDKKISSRYSTLLGPDLI; encoded by the coding sequence ATGAGATACATAAAATTCAAGATAAATGACGCAGAATACAACTGCATAGCCTATGTTGATACAGGGAATAATCTAAGAGAGCCGTTTTCAGGAAGACCTGTGGTGATAATTGAGAAAGATTTATTGAACGAAAATTGTAAGCAAGCAGATATATCTGCTCAAAATTTAGAAAATCTTCAAAAACAGCTTGGCAACAGAATTGTTCTCATTCCTTATAACTCTATTGGACAGGAACATGGAGTTTTAGTTGGAGTAATACCTGATGAGTTTTACATCTCAGACAACAAAAGTACATGGACAAAGAAGGACGTGGCAATTGCCCTATATGACAAAAAGATATCAAGCAGGTATTCAACCTTGCTTGGTCCTGATTTAATCTGA